In a genomic window of Nodosilinea sp. E11:
- the glmU gene encoding bifunctional UDP-N-acetylglucosamine diphosphorylase/glucosamine-1-phosphate N-acetyltransferase GlmU, which produces MVAVAILAAGRGTRMKSSLPKVLHSVGGKSMVERVLDSIADLNPSHRLIVVGFGQEQVKAALAHIPNLTFVEQTEQLGTGHAVQQVIPHLEGFDGDLLVLNGDVPLLRAETMQTLVKTHQDNGNAATLLTAQFSDPTGYGRVFCTDQNLITEIVEHRDCSPAQRQNPRINAGVYCFNWAKLMTVLPHLSADNDQQEYYLTDVVKDLAPAMAMDVADCQEIFGINSRKQLAEAYAILQDRIKDHWMAAGVTLIDPDSTTIDTTVQLEPDVVIEPQTHLRGKTTIGTGSRIGPGSLIENSQIGRDATVAFSVVSDSTVGSGARVGPYAHLRGEAVVGDRCRIGNFVEIKKSTLGAGTNVAHLSYLGDATLGTQVNVGAGTITANYDGFKKHQTVIGDRTKTGSNSVLVAPVTIGSDVTIAAGSVVRKDAPDNCLVVSRAPQKNHAGWQPKHLRDEKGEE; this is translated from the coding sequence ATGGTTGCTGTCGCCATTCTTGCCGCTGGGCGCGGCACCCGGATGAAATCGAGCCTGCCCAAGGTGCTGCACTCTGTGGGGGGCAAGTCAATGGTAGAGCGGGTGCTCGACAGCATTGCCGACCTCAACCCTAGCCACAGGCTGATTGTGGTGGGCTTTGGCCAAGAGCAGGTGAAAGCCGCCCTGGCCCACATTCCCAACCTCACCTTTGTTGAACAGACAGAACAACTGGGCACGGGCCATGCTGTGCAGCAGGTGATACCTCACCTAGAGGGGTTTGATGGCGACCTGCTGGTGCTCAATGGTGACGTGCCGCTGCTGCGGGCCGAGACCATGCAAACATTGGTCAAAACCCACCAAGACAACGGCAACGCCGCTACCCTGCTCACCGCCCAGTTCTCTGATCCCACTGGCTATGGGCGCGTGTTTTGCACCGACCAAAACCTGATTACCGAAATCGTTGAGCACCGCGATTGCAGCCCGGCCCAGCGTCAAAATCCTCGCATCAATGCCGGGGTCTACTGCTTTAACTGGGCCAAGCTGATGACCGTGCTGCCCCACCTCAGCGCCGACAACGATCAGCAGGAGTATTACCTCACCGATGTGGTCAAAGACCTGGCCCCGGCCATGGCGATGGATGTGGCCGATTGCCAGGAGATTTTTGGCATCAACAGCCGCAAGCAGTTGGCCGAGGCCTATGCCATCTTGCAAGACCGGATCAAAGACCACTGGATGGCAGCAGGCGTCACCCTGATTGACCCCGACAGCACCACCATCGACACCACCGTGCAGCTCGAACCCGACGTGGTAATCGAGCCCCAGACCCACCTGCGCGGCAAGACCACCATTGGCACCGGTAGCCGCATCGGCCCCGGCAGCTTAATTGAGAATAGCCAAATTGGTCGCGACGCCACCGTGGCTTTCTCGGTCGTGAGCGACAGCACCGTGGGCAGCGGCGCACGGGTCGGCCCCTACGCCCATCTGCGGGGTGAAGCTGTGGTGGGCGATCGCTGCCGCATTGGCAACTTTGTCGAAATCAAAAAATCGACCCTGGGGGCAGGCACCAATGTGGCCCATCTGTCGTACCTGGGCGACGCCACCCTGGGTACCCAGGTTAACGTGGGGGCAGGCACCATTACCGCCAACTACGACGGGTTTAAGAAGCATCAGACCGTGATCGGCGATCGCACCAAAACCGGCAGCAACAGCGTCCTCGTTGCCCCCGTCACCATCGGCAGCGACGTTACCATCGCCGCTGGCTCTGTGGTACGCAAAGATGCCCCCGACAACTGCCTGGTAGTCTCCCGCGCCCCGCAAAAAAATCACGCAGGCTGGCAACCCAAGCATTTACGCGACGAGAAGGGTGAAGAGTAG
- a CDS encoding DUF3177 family protein encodes MLEPSLLRALVWTDYRLAVLFTVFLPLALLIWAFVQKNEAIQRLLLIYWKVASLLMITVYLMIGGFNISFLSGLMARVLIPVSLWFWVDLNEEIREQPSSLLKLIFSAWRWAITLYNIIGGAILLGFLPCAFSGARFGAADCQVWLEPPLLYREYFHAGYTYGFLGFFGILGLVIYMASLAWFVFVRLGKQGRQAIN; translated from the coding sequence ATGTTAGAACCTTCGCTCCTGCGCGCCCTAGTCTGGACTGACTATCGCCTCGCCGTGCTGTTTACGGTGTTTTTGCCCCTGGCGCTGCTGATTTGGGCCTTTGTGCAAAAAAACGAGGCCATTCAGCGGCTGTTGCTGATCTACTGGAAAGTGGCCAGCCTGCTGATGATCACCGTCTACCTGATGATCGGCGGGTTCAATATCAGCTTTTTGTCGGGGCTGATGGCGCGGGTGCTGATTCCGGTGTCGCTGTGGTTTTGGGTCGACCTTAACGAAGAAATTCGCGAGCAGCCTAGCTCACTGCTGAAGCTAATCTTTAGCGCCTGGCGCTGGGCCATAACCCTCTACAACATCATTGGTGGCGCGATCTTGCTGGGCTTTTTGCCCTGCGCTTTCTCGGGGGCGCGGTTTGGGGCCGCCGACTGCCAAGTGTGGCTAGAGCCGCCGCTGCTCTATAGAGAATATTTCCACGCCGGGTACACCTATGGCTTCCTGGGTTTCTTTGGCATTTTGGGCCTGGTGATCTATATGGCGTCGCTGGCCTGGTTTGTGTTTGTGCGCCTGGGTAAGCAGGGGCGGCAGGCGATCAATTAG
- a CDS encoding SDR family oxidoreductase has product MEHRPAPTPPRLLVTGASGFLGWHLCRLAQATWQVTGTYHRQVPQPLPGVNRHRLDLSDLEAIAPCLAAIAPAAVIHTAALSQPNRCEQNPAQSYRVNVEATGVLAEVCAQHQIPFVFTSTDQVFDGQSPPYNEASPPSPVNLYGHHKAEAEALVHDLHPTAAICRLPLLYGPPSPTAECFLQGFLRTLRSGQPLSLFTDEFRTPAYVEDVAAGLLLALEHAPGLLHLGGPERLSRYDFGLCMAEVFGVDPNLLIPSKQADVTMPARRPPDVSSDSQKAFAFGYRPRSIVAGLTATKTWSGTLAQ; this is encoded by the coding sequence ATGGAACATCGCCCCGCACCCACTCCTCCCCGTTTGCTGGTCACTGGGGCCAGTGGTTTTTTGGGCTGGCATCTGTGCCGATTGGCCCAGGCCACCTGGCAGGTGACGGGCACCTACCACCGTCAGGTTCCCCAACCCCTGCCGGGGGTGAATAGGCATAGGCTGGATCTCAGTGATTTAGAGGCGATCGCCCCCTGCCTCGCGGCGATCGCCCCCGCTGCCGTGATTCACACCGCTGCTCTCTCTCAGCCCAACCGCTGTGAGCAAAACCCAGCTCAGTCTTACCGGGTGAATGTGGAGGCCACAGGCGTCCTAGCTGAGGTCTGCGCCCAGCACCAAATCCCCTTCGTCTTTACCTCCACCGACCAGGTGTTTGATGGCCAGTCGCCCCCCTACAATGAAGCTAGCCCCCCCAGCCCTGTAAATCTCTACGGCCACCACAAAGCCGAGGCCGAGGCCCTGGTGCACGATCTACACCCCACCGCCGCCATCTGCCGCCTGCCCTTGCTCTATGGCCCCCCCAGCCCCACTGCCGAGTGCTTTTTGCAGGGTTTTCTGCGCACGCTGCGATCGGGGCAACCTCTAAGTTTATTTACCGACGAGTTTCGCACCCCTGCCTACGTCGAAGATGTCGCCGCTGGCCTGCTGCTGGCCCTAGAGCATGCTCCTGGCCTGCTACACCTGGGCGGCCCCGAACGCCTCAGCCGCTACGACTTTGGCCTGTGTATGGCCGAGGTGTTTGGCGTTGACCCCAATTTGCTGATTCCGAGCAAACAGGCCGATGTGACCATGCCCGCCCGCCGTCCGCCCGATGTGTCGTCCGATAGCCAAAAAGCCTTTGCCTTCGGCTATCGCCCCCGCAGCATCGTCGCAGGTCTAACAGCAACCAAAACCTGGAGCGGTACTCTAGCCCAGTAG
- a CDS encoding mechanosensitive ion channel family protein — MARCPVWIDNRVQRWPGRLRLRSRPSSWLALLALGIALWIGPLGLTASHYGGQALGQTPPTEAAAPFFADVLVRGQPVLQVGGLPDVSAPERAGQISRRIAALLNQNAAPDPIAVNLDPSRNLATLQVNQRVIMTVTEQDALDFDTDIAPLAERWADLLNQALARTNLLSAATYRVRGTSQQLLRDTLDNLPALLGALVVLGLTWLLAAIVRHAVLVWAEKTEGDRTTEVLISRLCYGGVWTLGSVIALGVLGLNFAALLGTLGLTSVAIGFSLRDVLSNYISGVILLATRPFRIGDQIVINNFEGTVTQIQLRATTVQTYDGRLVYIPNQEVFQSSITNNTASPVRLSSVTVGLDHSADLPDLFHRIQQQMRQIDGVELDPEPIVLVRELTPSTVNLEAQFWVNSRKSSFLQVTSRVLAAIKLTLQEAQFAEAVAPSAIASESLSTEADIKLHTEENLPKGDL; from the coding sequence ATGGCCCGGTGCCCGGTGTGGATAGACAATAGGGTTCAGCGCTGGCCAGGGCGGTTGAGGCTGCGATCGCGCCCCAGTTCGTGGCTCGCTCTGCTGGCCTTGGGTATCGCCCTCTGGATCGGGCCACTGGGCCTAACAGCATCTCACTACGGTGGGCAGGCCCTGGGTCAAACCCCGCCAACCGAGGCGGCAGCGCCATTTTTTGCCGATGTGCTGGTGCGAGGGCAGCCGGTGTTGCAGGTGGGGGGGCTGCCCGATGTTAGCGCGCCTGAGCGGGCGGGGCAAATCAGTCGGCGCATTGCGGCACTGCTCAACCAGAATGCAGCCCCCGACCCGATCGCGGTGAATCTAGACCCCAGCCGCAACCTGGCCACCCTCCAGGTCAACCAGCGGGTGATTATGACCGTCACCGAGCAAGACGCCCTCGACTTTGACACCGATATTGCACCCCTAGCCGAGCGCTGGGCCGACCTGCTCAACCAGGCCCTGGCGAGAACCAATCTGCTATCTGCTGCTACCTACCGGGTGCGGGGTACTTCTCAGCAGCTGTTACGGGATACCCTCGACAACCTGCCTGCCCTGCTCGGGGCGCTGGTGGTGCTGGGGCTGACCTGGCTGCTAGCGGCAATTGTGCGCCACGCGGTGCTGGTGTGGGCCGAAAAAACCGAGGGCGATCGCACCACCGAAGTGCTGATCAGCCGCCTCTGCTACGGCGGCGTGTGGACCCTGGGGTCAGTGATTGCTTTGGGGGTGTTGGGGCTCAACTTTGCCGCCCTACTCGGCACCCTGGGCCTCACCAGCGTTGCCATTGGCTTTAGCCTGCGCGACGTACTCAGCAACTACATCTCGGGGGTGATTTTGCTCGCCACCCGGCCCTTTCGTATTGGCGATCAGATTGTGATTAACAACTTTGAGGGCACCGTCACCCAGATTCAGCTGCGGGCCACTACGGTGCAAACCTACGACGGTCGCCTGGTCTACATCCCCAACCAGGAGGTGTTCCAGAGCAGCATCACCAACAACACCGCTTCCCCGGTGCGGCTCAGCAGCGTCACCGTCGGCCTCGACCACAGCGCCGACCTGCCCGATCTATTCCACCGCATTCAGCAGCAGATGAGGCAGATCGACGGCGTCGAGCTAGACCCCGAACCGATCGTGCTGGTGCGCGAACTCACCCCTTCTACGGTGAATTTAGAGGCTCAGTTTTGGGTCAACTCGCGCAAAAGCTCGTTTTTGCAGGTGACCTCGCGGGTGCTGGCGGCGATCAAGCTCACCTTGCAAGAGGCCCAGTTCGCTGAGGCGGTGGCTCCTAGTGCGATCGCATCTGAGTCGCTTTCCACCGAAGCCGATATCAAACTGCACACCGAAGAAAACCTGCCCAAAGGAGATCTCTAA
- a CDS encoding endonuclease/exonuclease/phosphatase family protein gives MDRNQFRVGTFNLNNLMLPDREFYQGETYSQENYLKKLTWIGAQLDRMRADIIGFQEVFHRGALKEALHRSEYHQNHEIVMAEGFGRGPGLALATRFPVVGQRIYDEFPPEGILDLEGAEIPIRRFSHPVLAVDLALTDAIHCTVFVVHLKSKRPMIANGADRSDPVEIAKGHARSLIRRTAEAAALRFLLMEGLRDRNYPVIVVGDVNDNHTAVTTQIVAGTPPWECWPYRKKAPVWDVLLYQVKDIQARLGYGDHYYTHIHNGHYDSLDHIMVSEEFSAQNRDRIGRVTYVSVLNDHLFDHTLLEDNIEPWQSDHGQVVATIELNPPQSARPQLVARLGP, from the coding sequence ATGGATCGCAACCAGTTTCGCGTCGGCACCTTCAACCTCAACAATTTGATGCTGCCCGATCGCGAGTTTTACCAGGGCGAGACCTACAGCCAAGAAAACTACCTCAAAAAGCTCACCTGGATTGGTGCCCAGCTCGATCGCATGAGGGCCGACATTATTGGCTTTCAGGAGGTGTTTCACCGGGGGGCGCTGAAAGAAGCCCTGCACCGCAGCGAATATCACCAAAATCACGAGATCGTCATGGCCGAGGGTTTTGGCCGGGGGCCGGGGCTGGCGCTAGCGACGCGATTTCCGGTGGTAGGGCAGCGGATCTACGACGAGTTTCCGCCCGAGGGCATTTTAGATTTAGAGGGGGCCGAAATTCCGATTCGGCGGTTTTCGCACCCGGTGCTGGCGGTGGATCTGGCTCTCACCGACGCGATTCACTGCACGGTGTTTGTGGTGCATCTCAAGTCTAAACGGCCCATGATCGCCAACGGAGCCGATCGCAGCGACCCGGTCGAAATTGCCAAGGGCCACGCCCGTTCGCTGATTCGCCGCACCGCCGAGGCCGCCGCCCTGAGATTTTTGCTGATGGAGGGGCTGCGCGATCGCAACTACCCCGTCATCGTCGTCGGTGATGTTAATGACAACCACACCGCCGTCACCACCCAGATTGTGGCGGGTACCCCCCCCTGGGAATGCTGGCCCTACCGCAAAAAAGCCCCCGTGTGGGACGTGCTGCTCTACCAGGTGAAAGACATTCAGGCCCGCCTCGGCTACGGCGACCACTACTACACCCACATCCACAACGGCCACTACGACAGCCTCGACCACATCATGGTGAGCGAAGAATTTTCGGCCCAAAATCGCGATCGCATTGGCCGCGTCACCTACGTTTCAGTGCTAAACGACCACCTGTTTGACCACACCCTACTCGAAGACAATATCGAACCCTGGCAGTCAGACCACGGCCAGGTGGTCGCCACCATTGAGCTCAACCCGCCCCAGTCGGCTCGTCCCCAGCTCGTCGCTCGCCTAGGCCCATGA
- a CDS encoding glycosyl hydrolase family 57 yields the protein MTGVVLSPVDWPALEDGLPPLSGREADIAAVMASDEPVFLSRTNLALPDISAGFAIALHMHQPTIPAGATGELVNHLQYMFEHPYDGDNHNAGTFAYCYARLGDFIPELVSQGCNPRVMLDYSGTLLWGLQQMDRQDILAKLRRLACDPTYQPYVEWLGTCWGHAVVPSTPVPDLKLHIRAWQHHFAALFGPEALARVRGFSPPEMHLPNHPDLLYAFVKTLKDCGYRWLLVQEHTVETLEGQGLSQPHLPHRLVARNSQGEVEDIVVLVKTQGSDTKLVGQMQPYWEAKTLSQVSLGSATVPQLVSQISDGENGGVMMNEFPSAFMRSWHEMRDQGGGRRGVVGFNGTEYLELLAAAGCGPETFPPCQAVGQARLWQAMAGAEGSEAVAAAIATLAAQDGNFSMEGGSWTSDRSWVVGYDNVLDPMQRLSAQFHQTMNRQSDQGDALGSQHRYRNALIHNLLLQTSCFRYWGQGTWTSYAEEIYRRGQAILTHDFA from the coding sequence ATGACCGGTGTTGTGCTCTCTCCTGTAGACTGGCCCGCTTTAGAGGACGGTCTACCCCCGCTCTCGGGTCGAGAGGCTGATATTGCGGCGGTGATGGCCAGCGATGAGCCGGTGTTTTTGTCGCGCACCAATCTGGCTTTACCAGATATTTCGGCGGGCTTTGCGATCGCCCTGCACATGCACCAGCCCACCATTCCGGCTGGGGCCACGGGCGAGCTGGTCAACCACCTCCAGTACATGTTCGAGCACCCCTACGACGGGGACAACCACAACGCGGGCACCTTTGCCTACTGCTATGCCCGCCTGGGCGACTTCATTCCTGAGCTAGTGAGCCAGGGCTGCAACCCCAGGGTCATGCTCGACTACTCAGGTACCCTGCTCTGGGGCCTACAACAGATGGATCGTCAGGATATTCTCGCCAAGCTGCGCCGCCTGGCCTGCGACCCTACCTATCAGCCCTACGTCGAATGGCTCGGCACTTGCTGGGGCCACGCGGTGGTGCCCTCTACCCCCGTGCCCGACCTCAAACTGCACATTCGCGCCTGGCAGCACCACTTTGCCGCCCTGTTTGGCCCTGAGGCTCTGGCCCGCGTGCGCGGCTTTTCGCCGCCGGAAATGCACCTGCCCAACCACCCCGACCTGCTCTACGCCTTCGTCAAAACCCTCAAAGACTGCGGCTATCGCTGGCTGCTGGTGCAGGAACACACCGTAGAAACGCTAGAGGGCCAAGGGCTATCGCAGCCTCACCTGCCCCACCGTCTGGTGGCTCGCAACAGCCAGGGTGAAGTCGAAGACATTGTAGTGCTGGTCAAGACCCAGGGGTCAGACACTAAGCTGGTGGGCCAGATGCAGCCCTACTGGGAAGCCAAAACCCTCAGCCAGGTCTCTTTGGGCAGTGCCACTGTGCCCCAACTGGTCAGCCAGATCAGCGACGGCGAAAACGGCGGCGTGATGATGAATGAGTTTCCCAGCGCGTTTATGCGATCGTGGCACGAAATGCGCGACCAGGGCGGCGGTCGTCGGGGCGTGGTGGGCTTTAACGGCACCGAATACTTGGAGCTGCTGGCAGCGGCAGGGTGTGGCCCCGAGACGTTCCCCCCCTGTCAGGCCGTGGGGCAGGCGCGATTGTGGCAGGCGATGGCGGGGGCCGAGGGCAGTGAGGCGGTGGCAGCAGCGATCGCAACTCTAGCGGCCCAAGACGGCAACTTCTCGATGGAAGGCGGCTCGTGGACGAGCGATCGCAGCTGGGTAGTGGGCTACGACAACGTACTCGACCCTATGCAGCGCCTCAGTGCCCAGTTTCACCAGACCATGAATCGCCAGAGCGACCAAGGCGATGCCCTTGGAAGCCAGCACCGCTACCGCAACGCCCTCATCCACAATCTACTGCTGCAAACCAGCTGCTTTCGCTACTGGGGCCAGGGTACCTGGACGAGCTATGCCGAGGAGATCTACCGTCGCGGCCAGGCAATTCTCACCCACGATTTTGCTTAG
- a CDS encoding glucosyl-3-phosphoglycerate synthase: MDYKQELITTIHDLGYDSERLEQRLTELSQTNPTAVLIPSLYEELERPALATIRDHLSHCPFVNNVIVCLYADTFEQYCHAVRFFEPLPQPTFILWENGPGITGILQNLKDQGLDLLKFKGKGRAVWLGLGVASLHAAAIALHDADIVTYDRAYPLKLLYPLLEQDFGIAFSKAYYARIGDNPRSLHGRVTRLFVTPLITSLMELFGYRDYLRYLDAYRYPLSGEFALSADLALTTRIPGNWGLEVGLLAEVYRNVALKRIAQIDLGIFEHKHQTIGTSANSGLQKMCRDILQSVLRTLTETERVVIGVDHIRALRIKYRREAQNLARQYFVDARFNGLEYDRHKEEMTIETFEQIILEAGTQYLDDPTGTQIPDWTRAIAVIPDLREQLLDAILSDMAQARSAPDPVLDASGVLATAMG, from the coding sequence ATGGACTACAAGCAAGAGCTAATCACCACTATCCACGACCTCGGGTATGATTCCGAGCGCTTAGAGCAACGTCTCACTGAGCTAAGCCAGACCAACCCAACTGCGGTGCTGATTCCATCCCTCTACGAAGAGCTAGAACGCCCTGCTCTGGCCACCATTCGAGACCACTTGAGCCACTGCCCCTTCGTCAACAACGTCATTGTCTGCCTCTACGCCGACACCTTCGAGCAGTACTGCCACGCGGTGCGGTTCTTCGAGCCGCTGCCCCAGCCCACCTTCATCCTCTGGGAAAATGGCCCCGGCATTACCGGTATTCTGCAAAACCTCAAAGATCAAGGTCTAGATCTGCTGAAATTTAAAGGCAAGGGCCGGGCTGTGTGGCTGGGCCTTGGGGTGGCCTCGCTCCATGCGGCGGCGATCGCCCTGCACGATGCCGACATTGTCACCTACGATCGCGCCTACCCGCTCAAGCTACTTTACCCTCTGCTAGAACAAGACTTTGGCATTGCCTTTAGCAAAGCCTACTATGCCCGCATTGGCGACAACCCTCGCAGTTTGCACGGGCGCGTCACCCGGCTGTTTGTCACCCCGCTGATCACCTCGCTGATGGAGCTGTTTGGCTACCGTGACTATCTGCGTTACCTCGACGCCTACCGCTACCCCCTCTCGGGCGAATTTGCCCTCTCTGCCGACCTGGCTTTGACCACCCGCATTCCTGGCAACTGGGGATTAGAAGTGGGGTTGCTGGCCGAGGTCTACCGCAATGTGGCCCTCAAACGCATTGCCCAGATCGATCTGGGTATTTTTGAGCACAAGCACCAAACCATTGGTACCTCCGCCAACTCAGGGCTGCAAAAAATGTGCCGCGACATTCTGCAATCGGTGCTGCGTACCCTGACCGAAACCGAGCGGGTCGTGATTGGCGTTGACCACATTCGCGCTCTGCGGATCAAATACCGCCGCGAGGCCCAAAACCTAGCCCGCCAATACTTTGTCGATGCTCGCTTCAATGGCCTAGAGTACGATCGCCACAAAGAAGAAATGACCATCGAAACCTTCGAGCAGATCATTCTTGAGGCGGGCACCCAGTACCTAGACGATCCTACGGGCACTCAAATTCCCGATTGGACGCGGGCGATCGCAGTTATTCCCGACCTGCGCGAACAGTTGCTCGACGCCATTCTCTCCGATATGGCCCAGGCGCGATCGGCCCCTGACCCCGTGCTAGATGCCTCTGGCGTCTTAGCCACAGCGATGGGTTAA
- a CDS encoding SulP family inorganic anion transporter — translation MNIHTLKLRAPNLRHLKREWFSNPKADILAGAVVGLALIPEAIAFSIIAGVDPKVGLYASFIIAVTTAFLGGRPGSISAATGAMALLMIDLVRDYGLEYLLVATLLCGLFQVIFGLLRLGRQMRYVPRAVMVGYINALAVLIFLAQLPQLTNVPVAVYVMTALSLAIIYILPRFTTAVPSPLVALFVMTVAAISLGIDVPTVGDMGELPTALPPFALPQVPFTLDTLLVVLPTSLTMAVVGLLASFLTASLVDELTDTPSDKNREAKGQGIANIITSFFGGMAGCGMIGQSVINVQSGGRGRLSTLCAGVFLLFAILVLSQWVQQMPMAALVAVMIMVSIGTFRWASFRDIAKIPRTETAVMLTTMVVTIFTRNFALGVATGIVMSTVFFSNKIAQLVFVDKVLHDDGNHRIYSVSGQIFFVSRDEFFEAFDFEEFVDRITIDLTHAHLWDQGAVAVLDKIVNKFRRAGAEVEVIGLNEASATLVNKLAVHSQPATLQD, via the coding sequence TTGAACATTCACACGCTCAAACTTCGTGCCCCTAACCTGCGCCATCTCAAGCGAGAGTGGTTTTCTAACCCTAAGGCCGATATTTTGGCCGGGGCGGTAGTTGGGCTGGCACTGATACCGGAAGCGATCGCCTTCTCGATCATCGCCGGGGTTGACCCCAAGGTCGGCCTCTACGCCTCCTTTATCATCGCTGTCACCACTGCGTTTTTGGGTGGCAGACCGGGCTCTATCTCCGCCGCCACCGGGGCTATGGCCCTGCTGATGATCGACCTGGTGCGCGACTATGGGCTTGAGTATTTGCTGGTGGCCACGCTGTTGTGCGGCCTATTTCAAGTCATCTTTGGGCTGCTGCGGCTGGGTCGTCAGATGCGCTACGTGCCCCGCGCCGTGATGGTGGGCTATATCAACGCCCTGGCGGTGCTGATTTTCTTGGCTCAACTGCCCCAGCTCACCAATGTGCCCGTTGCCGTGTACGTGATGACGGCGCTGTCGCTGGCGATTATTTACATCCTGCCGCGTTTCACCACGGCGGTGCCCTCGCCCCTAGTGGCGCTGTTTGTGATGACCGTAGCAGCCATTTCTCTTGGCATTGACGTGCCCACCGTGGGCGACATGGGCGAACTGCCCACCGCGCTGCCGCCCTTTGCGCTGCCCCAGGTGCCTTTTACCTTAGACACTCTGCTGGTTGTGCTGCCGACGTCGCTAACCATGGCTGTGGTGGGGCTGCTGGCGTCGTTTCTCACTGCCTCGCTGGTAGATGAGCTGACCGACACCCCCAGCGACAAAAACCGCGAGGCCAAGGGCCAGGGCATTGCCAACATCATCACCAGCTTTTTTGGCGGCATGGCGGGCTGCGGCATGATTGGTCAGTCGGTGATCAACGTGCAGTCGGGGGGCCGGGGGCGGCTCTCAACCCTATGTGCTGGGGTGTTTTTGCTGTTTGCCATTTTGGTGCTGAGCCAGTGGGTGCAGCAGATGCCCATGGCGGCCCTGGTGGCGGTGATGATTATGGTCTCCATCGGCACCTTTCGCTGGGCGTCGTTTCGTGACATCGCCAAGATTCCTCGCACCGAGACGGCAGTGATGCTGACCACCATGGTGGTGACGATCTTTACCCGCAACTTTGCCCTTGGGGTGGCCACCGGTATTGTCATGAGCACGGTGTTTTTTAGCAACAAGATTGCCCAGCTGGTGTTTGTGGACAAGGTGCTGCACGACGATGGCAACCACCGCATCTATAGTGTGTCGGGCCAGATTTTCTTTGTATCGAGGGATGAATTCTTCGAGGCCTTTGACTTTGAAGAGTTTGTCGATCGCATCACCATCGACCTCACCCACGCCCACCTATGGGATCAAGGAGCGGTGGCCGTCTTAGACAAAATCGTCAACAAATTTCGCCGGGCTGGGGCCGAGGTCGAGGTAATTGGCCTCAACGAGGCCAGCGCCACGCTGGTGAACAAGCTAGCCGTCCACAGCCAGCCGGCCACCCTACAGGATTAG
- a CDS encoding universal stress protein, which translates to MKRILLCTDGSAFAQSSYPYTAWFAEQLGASVDVLYVTDSRGQATAEASNLSGSIGLGAAESLLKKLVEVEHERSKLNHQKAKLILADAEAAIAAHGATTVKLIHKTGFLVDCLADLEADVDLIVLGKRGDAADFASGHLGANVDRIVRSSSKPCLVTPRTVVPMERLLVAYDGSPTSQKLLRFLAESPGLRNLELHLLTVAGSESDAEKTRCLAEAEAMLQEAGLTPTASLQVGETEKAIAQYIDDHNISLLLMGAYGHRRVRHLVIGSTTVQLLRSSQIPVLLYR; encoded by the coding sequence ATGAAACGCATTTTACTCTGCACTGACGGCTCCGCCTTTGCCCAGAGCAGCTATCCCTACACCGCCTGGTTTGCCGAGCAGCTGGGGGCCAGCGTTGACGTGCTCTACGTCACCGACTCGCGGGGGCAGGCCACAGCAGAAGCTAGCAACCTTAGTGGCAGCATCGGACTGGGAGCCGCCGAAAGTCTGCTGAAAAAGTTGGTGGAGGTGGAGCACGAGCGGTCTAAGCTCAACCACCAAAAGGCCAAGCTGATTTTGGCTGACGCGGAGGCCGCGATCGCCGCCCACGGGGCCACCACCGTCAAGCTAATCCACAAAACCGGCTTTTTGGTGGACTGTTTGGCGGATCTCGAAGCCGACGTGGATCTGATCGTGCTGGGCAAGCGGGGGGATGCCGCCGACTTTGCCTCGGGCCACCTGGGGGCTAATGTCGATCGCATTGTGCGCAGCAGCAGCAAGCCCTGCCTGGTTACGCCCAGAACCGTGGTGCCGATGGAGCGGCTGCTGGTAGCCTACGACGGCAGCCCCACCAGTCAAAAGCTGCTGCGATTCCTGGCCGAGTCTCCTGGCCTGCGGAATCTGGAGCTTCACCTGCTGACGGTGGCGGGGTCAGAGTCTGACGCGGAGAAAACCCGGTGTTTAGCCGAGGCCGAGGCGATGCTGCAAGAGGCTGGTCTGACGCCGACAGCGAGTTTACAGGTCGGGGAGACTGAAAAGGCGATCGCTCAATACATTGACGACCACAACATTAGCCTGCTGCTGATGGGAGCCTACGGTCATCGCCGCGTTCGCCACCTGGTGATTGGTAGCACTACGGTACAGCTGCTCCGCAGCAGCCAAATTCCGGTGCTGCTCTACCGCTAG